Part of the Benincasa hispida cultivar B227 chromosome 11, ASM972705v1, whole genome shotgun sequence genome, atggaaaaaagaaaactaaaaattctTTTATGTTGGTTTCAATCTCACGCGCCGGGACATATTAATGTGCCTGTCAACCAGCCAAGCTACCTTGACAATTTGATAATTATGTAGACTAATCAAAGTCAAAATATTGCCGATTTTTGCGGTATCGGCGATATTACCCATATATCGCCGATTTTTTTGTCGATTTACCATAAAAACGATGTTAATCTCGATTTCTCAATCGGTATCTCAATTTTGATAATATTTCGACGATATTTCGCAATTTTTTCGCAATTTTTTCATCCTTACTTTGGATTTGTTCCAACGAGGCTATAGTCCCATTGATATTGATagtgttctaataactctaCAGATatcacataataataataaccttGCAGTAATTCGTCTCTCCAAGTTTTCCACCATCCATCTCAAGAATTCAGATGGAGACCAATCATCcttgcaaataaaaaaaattatccatgTTAGGGAGGTAGAGAAACCAGATTCTCTTGTTAAACTTACAAATCTATAGAGCATGGAAAGTAAACTCCAAAgctttcctacaaaacaaacacaatGGGTTTACATTGATCCTTTTTTTAATGATACTAATTTTGGTCGGAACTATGTCTTGGATAACTCTCCAAGCACGGTGTTTTGCTTTGGGAAAAACCTTTGCTTTCCAAAATGACTTCCACACAGAAACATGAGAGATTTTCAGAGAAGAGAAAGCCTGGTGGTAGGCACTTTTAATAGAGAAATGTCATTTAGGATCATGATTCCAAATGACCTCATTCCCCATAACAAGTTATATACCAATTTTCCAGACATCTGATTATTGCAAAGCAAAGGAATACTAATTCCCATCCTGTTGAGCCACGGATCATGATCAATCCAGATGTGGCACCCGTCCCTACCTTCCATCTGTAACCTTTTGAGAAAAGTTCTCTTCCCCAGATAATGCTCCTCCAAGTGAACGAGGGATTATTTCTGATGGGACATTGAGGAAGTCCCCATCTTTAAAGTAACACTCTCTGAGAATTATAAACAAGAGGCTAACCAAGCTTTTTAATGTGCGCCAACTTAGTTTGGCAGACATGccttgattaaaaaaaaaaaaaattaattatggtACTTTCAGAATTGTTCTACATGTATGTAGAAgacaattattgaaaaaaaaaaaaatagagttcaATCTATGAATTTTGGAAATGTACACTATATCTTTTcttgaataaaatttattaatatcataacaattttgataaaattcaattttaaattaataagaagaactaattttaatattaatttagaaTATATAGAATAAGTTTCAACATTCGAAAAATACGTAACCTAAAATGAAATAGAATCTAAAAATGCATGCACCACCACCAAAATTACATTTTaactcaaaaataaataaataaagcaaaatccaatacaaaatttgaaattaaatccATATTACAAaggatatataaaaaaagatgtTGTGTGGTTCAGCCAACGTATAGGACGAGATGCTATTGTAGATATATGCATGCCTTAATTTATTCGATTATACTATAAGTTGTCCAACcaaatctaaaaatgtaatttaaagTTGACTAAAATCTTTTACAACCGACCTTTTTTTTATAATGCCTCACAAGTCATTTTGTCGTATTTAAATTTATgcacacacatatataatatggatgcaacaaaaaaattaaaaaacccaaaaactaaattaattcaaattgatCCAATAGTTcgatttgatttggtttttaggtataaaattaaattcatacttagagaaaaccaaacaaaaccgaagatatatatatatatatattcttaaaagTAAACTCTAACATTAActattttttagtattttaattattatggtgcatatatatttattgttatGAAAAATGGACCAATAATTATGATGcttatatgttttttattttaaaaggtgctttgaaaaaaaaaaaacaaaaatgtcaaatttcaacctatacaaaaagaaatagaccactttccaatttaaaattagcaaaaagaatccattcaaaacaaaagtagaaataaaataaaaatttggaagaagaaaggagaataCCAAAAATCAATGACCAATCCGATAGTAAACcgaatcaaataaaaatcaatctattgtttttgttctttattaGACATTAttgatttggatttttttaaaacattagttTGGTTTGGTTCTTGATTAATAGCTTCAAAATCAAACCAACTATCATCCCAACACAACAAACACATAAAAAGGAATGTTTTCAATGGTGGCGATTCTAGATTCCCCTTTAGAGCATACACATTTCCCCCATTTTATTACACTTGAAAAACTTCCCCAAACTTCCATTACTTCAATGGCCAATTCCCAAGCCCTTCTCTCACCATTCTCTCTCCCCCAACTCCCCTCTTCTCCAATTCACTCACCATCTAcaaaccacttccaaatccaCTGCTCCTTTGGCAAATTTGGCAACTTTCTTGACCTTAAACCCGAGTCCAAACCCGAGCCCCTCAAGCTTGATCTCCCCTTGTTTCATCCCTATTCCGATCGTTCCCGCTTCGACGTGGTGGTCATCGGCGCTGGCCCCGCTGGCCTCCGCCTCGCCGAGCAGCTCGGTGGCTTCGGAATCAAGGTATGTTGCATGGATCCTTCCCCGCTTTCTCCTTGGCCAAATAACTACGGCGTTTGGGTGGATGAGTTTGAAGCTTTGGGGTTCCAAGATTGCTTCCACAAGACTTGGCCCATGGCTACGGTGTATTTAAGTGATCGGAAAGTCAAGTATTTGGACCGCCCCTACGCTCAGGTGCTCATACCACTTAACCCCAATCATCTTCTTTGTTCTTAAACCAATCACCCATTCACGATTGTAGGTTTTCGATTGTACCTCTGcttttttagtattatttttttaaaaaaaaattttaagtcggaaaatattttttgtgcTTGTCattaagaataattattttaaatgataaaattgtttaaaacattttgaagtATAGCAAAATATTACTGTATAgtgatagactgtgatagacATCTACCAATGACACTAACAGATGTTTATCATCACgatctatcacttatagatagtgaaattattttatatttgtaaataagttactcatttttctttatttgaaaatagtctTTGATGAAAGTAATAATTTGGTCCCTAATTTTTAATGCTAACAATTTATtctttataattataaatttgtaacaatttgtaaataacgatttagtccatatactttACAATTTGTAAAGATTCCGTCCCTatcatgaaaaatattattatgatttaatgaaattttttgtATGTGTAGATTGGTAAACTAATTAGGAATCGAATCTATTTGTAAACTATAAAGCTAAGTTTTCACATAATAAAACTTGACACTTagttttgatgaaaattttcacaacatggactaaattattacaaattataaAGTATAGAAACTACATCATTACTTATTAAAGTTTGGGGACTCAATtgttacaaattaaaaaatacaatgactaaatcattaaaaactaaaatttataaactaaattgttacttttatgaaagtttatagACCAAAATTGTTTTTTATCCTTCTTAATGGATTTTGCCGTTAAACTTATCGCCAAAAAAGTTATAGTATATTTCTGTTTTGCtttaacataaaaataaaaaataaaaaaatatatgaagattagaatggacaaaaaaagaaaaaaaatcatgaaggAAAGAATTAGATGCGTGAATGAAAACGACAATAGTCATAGCTAAATAAGTGCCATAttactatgttttttttttttaatctttttcatGTATATGTCTAGATGTATACTTTTTGTCTATAACATTAATAGCAAAAGTTACAAGATTGTTGTGAAATAAATTggaatatgaaaaatgaaagttttaaaagttaataattaaaactatgGGTATATTTGATAATTCAGCCTTCTATATAAACTTTTTGTTCCAATGTTTTCAATAAAGGTGAGCAGGAAGAAACTTAAGATgaaattaatggaggaatgtgTAAGAAAAGGGGTAAAGTTCCACAAGGCCAAAGTCTGGGAAATTAAGCACCAAGAATTCGAATCTTCAGTATCTTGCAACGACGGAACTGAAATAAAAGCAAATTTAGTGATCGACGCAAGTGGGTTCGCAAGCAAATTCACAGAGTACTCAAAATCAAAGCCAAGAAACTGTGGCTTTCAAATAGCCCATGGAATTTTAGCAGAAGTCGAACGCCACCCATTCGATCTAAACAAAATGGTTCTAATGGATTGGAGAGACACCCATTTGGGGAACGAGCCATACTTGAGACAAGACAACAAAAAATCCCCAACATTCCTTTACGCAATGCCATTTGATTCCAATCTAATCTTTATGGAAGAGACTTCCCTTGTCGGTCGCCCGGCGCTTCCGTACACGGAGGTGAAGAGGCGGATGGCAGCCAGGCTGCGGCACTTGGGGATAAAGGTGAAGAGAATTTTAGAAGAGGAGAAGTGTGTGATTCCGATGGGGGGGCCTCTACCGGAGATGCCTCAGGCAGCGGTGGCGGCAGGCGGGGTGGCGGGGATGGTGAATCCAGCGACTGGGTATGCGGTGGTTGGAGGAATGGCGGCAGCACCGAGGGTTGCGAGAATGGCCGCCGAGGGGCTCGGTGGCGGCGGGAGGATGATCAGAGGGAGGGCATTGCAGGGTAGGGTGTGGGAAGGGGTGTGGCCAATGGAGAAGAGAAGTGTGAGGGAGTTTTATTGCTTTGGGATGGAAACTTTGGTGAGGCTTGATTTGGATGGGATGAGGAGGTTTTTTGATGCATTTTTTGATTTGGAACCATTTTATTGGGAGGGGTTTTTGTCTTCTAGGTTGTCTCTTTGGGAGTTGGTTATGTTGAGCTTATCACTCTATGGACATGCCTCTCTTATGTCTAAGGTTGATATTCTTACTAAGTGTCCTCTTCCTCTGTTTAAAATGATGGCTAATATTACTCTTCAAGCTTTGGGATGAATCAAGAGGGTGCATTTTCTTTGGGGTACATAGTTGGCTAtaatacttattattattataatttgtgGTTATAATAGTTGATGTTAGATGTTGACTATTCTAGTCCGAGTTTAGGGTTTATATGTTTTGGTTTCCGATTTGTTTAACATGAAGTTCTTTATGGATTTAttatttaggttttttttttaaaaaaaaaaacttttttcctAGTGTATTGTATTATACAATTATGTATTAGTACCTTAAGTATCATATCTTGTAAACAAAGAGAAGATACATTccaccatttttttaaatattttagattGATACTTTTGGAGAGAATATTCTTTCACTCTCTTAAGACACATTTACTCACTTTTTACTCAAAGTTTCTCTCTAACTTTCTTGCTTTTATTTCTTCCTCTCTTTGCTTACTTGGCTTACAAATGGAGCTAGACCTCTGGAATTTATAGGCATGAGATCTTTGGAGCCTAAGCAAAAAGGATCTCTCTAGATTATTCTTGGATTCTAAATATCTTGATATTTCTTGGTTTATTCTTATCTAAAGGAATTATCGAATTCTTTAAACCTAAGGTTGTTCTAgaatatttctaattttttttttcttttgagatgTTTATTCATACTACAACATAGTTCTAGAAAAatctattttacatttttatgtcatatggtagATACTTCAAGAATCTTCTAGACTAGTTAGTGttgttatatattttaacaCTCCCTCTCAACACTAACTATTATGGGTCATTCAATCATCTCGAGCTGTTGTCGAAACTTTGCATGTTTATTTGTTGTAGCCCTTTTGTGAATATATCTGCAATTTGATCTTCTATCTTTATTGGCTTCATCTCAATTTCCTATTGAAGTACCTTTTCTCTAATGAAGTGGTACTGTACCTCCACATGCTTAGTCTTTACATGGAATATTGGATTCTCAGCTAAGCGAACTGCATATTGGTTGTCGCAGTATAAAGTCACTGCATGATTAACTTCTTGGTGGAAATCCTTCATTAGTTGCTTTATCCACATATTCTCTTGTACTGCCATGGTCGCTGCTCTATACTCTACTTCTGTGATAGATAATGCAACTACTGCTTACCTCTTGCTACACCAAGAAATTGCTCCACAACCAACTTTGAACGAGTAACTAGTAGTTGATCGTCGTGTATCATGATCTCTTGCATAATCAACATAACAAAATCCTTCGAACTTATAGTCCTTCcctttcttataaaaaaatgtcatattCACTTGTTCCTCTTAGATATCTTAGAATTCTTCGAACTGTTTCAAGATGAGTCTTCTTCGGATTCTACATGTAACAACTTACAACTCCGACTATGAGATACCAGTTCTTGTTAAGGTAAGGTAGATTAAACTACCTACCAACTGACTATACATCATTGAGTCTGCAAGATCGTTGTCTTCATGTATGCAAAACTTTTTGTTAACCTCCATCAGTCTAAATATTAGCTTGCAATCACTCATACCATACTTCTGTAGCATATCCTTTACATACTTCTATTATTCGAGGAACAATCCTTTTTCTAAGTGTTCCACGCTAGTCCAAAGAAATTCTTTACTTCTCCAAgctctttcatttcaaatcggACTAGTATTTTGACCTTTGAGCCTTGAGCTTTAACAAATAAGCTAGAATCTGCTAGAGCTACTACAAAGCCACTTTCATCTAGAAACTCTGCAATTTTCCCATACTAGGCTCTTAGTGCTTGCTTGCAACCATATAAAGCTTTTCTCAACTTGCAGACATAGTCATGATGAGTTTCATCCTCAAATCCTTTTGGTTGCTCGATATATATTTCTCGATCTAGCTCTCCATTTAAGAAAGTGTTCTTAACATCCATCTGCCACAGCTTCCATCCCTTATTAGCAATAAGTGTTAATAAGACTCAAACAGTGGTGAGATTTGCTATAAGACTGAACGTCTCATCATAGTCCAAGCCATATTATTGAAAACCCCCGAGCCACAAGTCGAGCTTTGTATCTCTCTACCACCCATATGCTCGAGTTTCAAGTCACCATGTAGTGCATATCGTTGGTTGAAGATTGCTTGACAGGACCAAATACATGAGAATGCACCAACTCCAATGGTTGTTTTGCTCTAAATTTGGACTCCTTGAATGGCATTTAATGTCCCTTTCCATAATGGCAACCAGCTTAGAGCATGTCTTCTTTGATATCAAGTTTAGGCAGCCCCTTAAGCATAGACTTGTTTATCATTGTCTTCAATTTGTTGTAGCTAACATGATCAAGTCTTACATGCCACAAATCTGTTGTTTCATTCTTTTGTGTCTTATTCATGTAGGCGGTCTCTGCTAACATAACGTAGATGGAGTCCATTCTTCGCCCTTCCATTAATGGCATACCATTGACTTTAGATTATGATACACCTTGACATCGTCAGGTCCAAACACGATGAAGTTGCCTGCTAATGTCAATTGAGATACTGATACcaaatttttcttcattcagCACATAAATAAGTTCTCCAGTTCCACTTGATTGGAATCAGAGTGATGTATTATCATAGTTTTGCCTACGTGGGCTATTGGAAACTTCAAGTTATTTGCAGTTACAACAATTTGGCTTCCTTTGTACTCAGATGTGTTTTGCAGCTTCCTCTTATCTCCTATCATGTGGTTAAAGCAACCTAAATCGACAATCCAATCATTTTCATAATTAACCTCTTCTGCATGGACAGCCAACACTTCATTCTCCACCACATTGGATGCGAACTGGGGATTGGGATTTGTTGTTGCAAAGCATGCCTCTACATCCCATTCTTCTTCACTGATGCTCTCAGCTTGGGAGGTGACTAAGTTGCTTTCTGCTGCCTTTTTCTTCGATAGTCACTGACATAGTTGCATATCTTTCTACAGTTATAACATTCACCCCTTTTTTTCTATGCTTGTGATTTTGATTAGTTTTACTAGCTCACCCTATTTTAGAGTGTTTGGGAGTTTCTTCATCTCTTTTTTATTCTACTTTCTTTGATATTTTGAATGACCTTTTCTTTGGCTATTAAAGAGCGTTTCTTCCTAATTACTCTTTAATGTGACCTCTGACATCTGCTTAGCCAATGTTTTTTTTACTGGCAAGCATATTTTCTAGGTCA contains:
- the LOC120090222 gene encoding capsanthin/capsorubin synthase, chromoplastic-like isoform X1, yielding MFSMVAILDSPLEHTHFPHFITLEKLPQTSITSMANSQALLSPFSLPQLPSSPIHSPSTNHFQIHCSFGKFGNFLDLKPESKPEPLKLDLPLFHPYSDRSRFDVVVIGAGPAGLRLAEQLGGFGIKVCCMDPSPLSPWPNNYGVWVDEFEALGFQDCFHKTWPMATVYLSDRKVKYLDRPYAQVSRKKLKMKLMEECVRKGVKFHKAKVWEIKHQEFESSVSCNDGTEIKANLVIDASGFASKFTEYSKSKPRNCGFQIAHGILAEVERHPFDLNKMVLMDWRDTHLGNEPYLRQDNKKSPTFLYAMPFDSNLIFMEETSLVGRPALPYTEVKRRMAARLRHLGIKVKRILEEEKCVIPMGGPLPEMPQAAVAAGGVAGMVNPATGYAVVGGMAAAPRVARMAAEGLGGGGRMIRGRALQGRVWEGVWPMEKRSVREFYCFGMETLVRLDLDGMRRFFDAFFDLEPFYWEGFLSSRLSLWELVMLSLSLYGHASLMSKVDILTKCPLPLFKMMANITLQALG
- the LOC120090222 gene encoding capsanthin/capsorubin synthase, chromoplastic-like isoform X2, with translation MFSMVAILDSPLEHTHFPHFITLEKLPQTSITSMANSQALLSPFSLPQLPSSPIHSPSTNHFQIHCSFGKFGNFLDLKPESKPEPLKLDLPLFHPYSDRSRFDVVVIGAGPAGLRLAEQLGGFGIKVSRKKLKMKLMEECVRKGVKFHKAKVWEIKHQEFESSVSCNDGTEIKANLVIDASGFASKFTEYSKSKPRNCGFQIAHGILAEVERHPFDLNKMVLMDWRDTHLGNEPYLRQDNKKSPTFLYAMPFDSNLIFMEETSLVGRPALPYTEVKRRMAARLRHLGIKVKRILEEEKCVIPMGGPLPEMPQAAVAAGGVAGMVNPATGYAVVGGMAAAPRVARMAAEGLGGGGRMIRGRALQGRVWEGVWPMEKRSVREFYCFGMETLVRLDLDGMRRFFDAFFDLEPFYWEGFLSSRLSLWELVMLSLSLYGHASLMSKVDILTKCPLPLFKMMANITLQALG